In Streptomyces sp. NBC_00344, the genomic window CGATGGAGGTCAACAACATCAACCCGGCGGGCGGCCGGGAGAAGCGGGTCCGGGAGCTGCTGGAGACCGTCGGGCTGAACCCCGAGCACTTCAACCGCTTCCCGCACGAGTTCTCCGGCGGCCAGCGCCAGCGGATCGGTGTGGCACGGGCCCTGGCGCTCGATCCCAAGCTGATCGTGGCCGACGAGCCGGTCTCCGCGCTGGACGTCTCCATCCAGGCTCAGGTGGTGAACCTTCTCCAGCAGCTCCAGCGGGACCTGGGTATCTCGTTCCTCTTCATCGCTCACGACCTCGCCGTCGTACGGCACTTCTCGCAGCGGGTCGCGGTGATGTACCTCGGCAAGATCGTGGAGATCGCGGACCGGGACAGCCTGTACGGCGTCCCGCGGCACCCCTACACGCGAGCGCTGCTGTCGGCCGTCCCCGAGGCCACGGTCCCCGACGAGGAGGAGCGGCAGGACAACCGCATCCGGCTCACCGGGGACGTCCCGTCGCCGCTCAACCCGCCGTCCGGCTGCCGTTTCCGTACGCGCTGCTGGAAGGCCGCGGAGAAGTGCGCGACCGAAGAGCCTCCGCTGCTCCGGCTGGAGGACAGCAAGGAGGGCCACCTCACGGCGTGCCACTTCCCCGAAGAGCCCGCGGCCGCTGCCTGATCCGCCGGATCGTCCGCAGCCGAGGAGCCAGTACGCCCGGCCCATTGACCCGAGCCCGTTCGCACTGACTCCGCCGGGAAGCAGGGACCGCGCCCCCGCCCCCACAGCGGGGCGCGGTCCTGCGGGTTCCCGGTGCCCTGTTCCCGGGACCGCGCGCCCGCTCAGACGGCCTTGAGCCAGACCCGCAGTGGGCCGAGGTCC contains:
- a CDS encoding ABC transporter ATP-binding protein; translated protein: MTTPTPLLEVGGLTKYFPVMGGFPFKRKVADVQAVDGLDFTVHQGEALGLVGESGCGKSTTGRLITRLLEPTAGRIAYAGQDITHASRKELAPVRSEIQMIFQDPYSSLNPRQTVGKIVGGPMEVNNINPAGGREKRVRELLETVGLNPEHFNRFPHEFSGGQRQRIGVARALALDPKLIVADEPVSALDVSIQAQVVNLLQQLQRDLGISFLFIAHDLAVVRHFSQRVAVMYLGKIVEIADRDSLYGVPRHPYTRALLSAVPEATVPDEEERQDNRIRLTGDVPSPLNPPSGCRFRTRCWKAAEKCATEEPPLLRLEDSKEGHLTACHFPEEPAAAA